The Arachis duranensis cultivar V14167 chromosome 2, aradu.V14167.gnm2.J7QH, whole genome shotgun sequence genome has a window encoding:
- the LOC107476148 gene encoding probable caffeine synthase MTL2, whose product MATRSKFIHTKGGVGETNYANNSSLQSNLMSKVKPMLEESIRSLYSSSLPSCLKVADLGCSSGPNALKLVSGIIDIVDSISCNLDNHDHEPLAFQFFLNDQFRNDFNNIFESLPQFYERLMEEKGERLGSCFVNATPGSFYGRLFPNNSIHLFHSSASLHWLSQTPRRLAKGTGLVNKGNIYITRTSPPEVYQAYLDQFQHDFSAFLRSRAKELVQGGGMFLMFLGRDQNSEMISPYEVLGSALNDMVSEGLIEEAKLDSMNMPRYGGTPDEVIQVIESEGSFTLQKLEAINNPWDEGLNNNNGNDNADMSADFIAKHVRATCEPMLNAEFGEGIIDELFLRYRKRIVMKLEEEKLEYTMLVMFMTKK is encoded by the exons ATCTAATGTCCAAAGTGAAACCTATGCTGGAAGAAAGTATAAGGAGCCTCTATAGCAGCTCTCTACCAAGTTGTCTAAAAGTGGCAGATTTAGGATGTTCTTCAGGTCCCAATGCACTCAAATTAGTATCTGGTATCATCGATATTGTAGATTCTATAAGCTGCAACCTTGATAATCATGATCATGAACCACTTGCATTCCAATTTTTCCTGAATGATCAATTTCGGAACGATTTCAACAACATATTTGAGTCACTACCTCAATTCTATGAGAGGCTAATGGAAGAAAAGGGAGAGAGACTCGGTTCGTGTTTCGTGAATGCAACACCAGGGAGCTTTTATGGGAGACTCTTCCCTAACAATTCCATTCACTTATTTCATTCCTCTGCCAGTCTGCATTGGCTCTCTCAG ACCCCGAGGAGATTGGCTAAGGGAACTGGATTGGTTAATAAGGGAAACATTTACATAACAAGAACAAGCCCACCAGAGGTGTACCAAGCATATCTTGATCAGTTTCAACATGATTTCAGTGCATTTCTAAGATCTCGTGCAAAGGAATTAGTGCAGGGTGGTGGTATGTTTCTGATGTTTCTTGGCAGAGATCAAAATTCTGAAATGATATCCCCTTATGAAGTTCTTGGTTCAGCACTCAATGACATGGTTTCAGAG GGTTTGATTGAAGAGGCGAAATTGGATTCAATGAACATGCCAAGATATGGTGGTACACCAGATGAAGTGATACAAGTGATTGAGTCAGAAGGGTCGTTTACTCTTCAAAAGCTTGAAGCTATCAATAACCCTTGGGATGAGGGTTTGAACAATAACAATGGCAATGATAATGCAGATATGAGTGCTGATTTCATAGCCAAACATGTAAGGGCCACTTGTGAACCAATGTTAAATGCAGAGTTTGGTGAAGGAATAATTGATGAATTATTCCTTAGATATAGAAAGAGGATTGTGATGAAGTTGGAAGAAGAAAAGTTAGAGTATACTATGTTGGTCATGTTCATGACTAAGAAGTGA
- the LOC107476147 gene encoding protein LEAD-SENSITIVE 1 isoform X2, with translation MEQSSKETRESLKPGDHIYTWRTAYLYAHHDSIHRCQRSTCMDPHKANGVVSSCLDCFLAGGDVCRYEYGVSQVYFFVRLRAGMCTLAASDEDEIIVRRAKYLLEKGFPSYNLFKNNCENFAVYCKTGRVDVEYGEVGQSGQINAILPASLRIFKTDIGLRNLPKLEPEELAETLQKMVSQHQSQ, from the exons ATGGAGCAATCTAGCAA AGAGACCAGAGAGAGCCTGAAGCCAGGGGATCACATCTACACTTGGAGAACTGCATATTTATATGCTCATCAtg ACTCGATTCATAGATGTCAAAGGTCAACATGTATGGATCCACACAAGGCGAATGGGGTGGTTTCGTCTTGCCTCGACTGCTTCCTAGCCGGCGGTGATGTATGTCGGTATGAGTATGGCGTCTCCCAGGTTTACTTTTTCGTCAGACTCCGTGCCGGAATGTGTACTCTCGCAGCCTCAGACGAAGATGAAATCATTGTCCGTCGAGCAAAGTATCTGCTCGAAAAAGGCTTCCCCAGCTACAATCTTTTCAAGAACAATTGTGAAAACTTTGCTGTGTATTGCAAAACAGGGAGGGTAGATGTTGAATATGGAGAAGTTGGACAAAGTGGCCAAATAAATGCCATTCTTCCTGCCAGTTTAAGGATATTTAAAACTGACATTGGACTAAGGAACCTGCCGAAATTAGAACCAGAAGAATTGGCAGAAACATTGCAAAAAATGGTTTCTCAACACCAATCCCAGTGA
- the LOC107476146 gene encoding digalactosyldiacylglycerol synthase 1, chloroplastic encodes MATPPQPSAMATHPKTPTTTTTTTTISSVNAFSLLSNAWRHDIQLMRDRATSFRNLAISFDPPPPPQNPADMDFVRNLRLRLPATSEGSGARRIQKWRLPPPTATAMCSSRIRMGLVNIKDAIVAEVEDTDGIWGFEGDNSKREEKDWEPIQKLKTKFKEFEKNNEFVEKFKSSLKLIYKEPEESKEVPPLDVPELLAYFVKQSSPFLDQLGVRRDFRDKIVESLYSKSKNQLVLRSLSSGESSAIGNGNVNDELDLRIASVLQSTGHRYNGEPWTDHTKHDPSENKRHLAIVTTASLPWMTGTSVNPLFRAAYLSKSANQKITLMVPWLCTSDQQLVYPDNITFSSPEQQEAYIHKWLEERIGFKADFKICFYPGKFSKERRSIIPAGDTSQFIPSRDADIAILEEPEHLNWYHHGRRWTDKFNHVVGVVHTNYLEYIKREKNGPLQAFLVKHINNLVTRAHCHKVLRLSAATQDLPRSVICNVHGVNPKFLKIGEKIAADKELGQKAFTKGAYFLGKMVWAKGYKELIDLLAKHKSDLDGFKLDVFGNGEDANEVQSMAKRFDLNINFQKGRDHADDSLHGYKVFINPSVSDVLCTATAEALAMGKFVVCADHPSNEFFRTFPNCLTYKTSEDFVAKVKEALENEPQLLSPEQRYQLSWDAATQRFLEYSELDRVLNTQDDTANSKTHNGQKRIAKSVSMPNLTEMVDGGIAFAHYCFNGSEFLRLCTGALPGTRNYDKQQAQDLHLLPPQVQNPIYGW; translated from the exons ATGGCAACACCACCACAACCCTCCGCCATGGCCACCCACCCTAAAACCCCAACCACCACTACCACTACCACCACCATTTCCTCCGTCAATgccttctctctcctctccaACGCATGGCGCCACGACATTCAGCTCATGCGCGACCGTGCCACCTCATTCCGAAACCTCGCCATTTCCTTCGACCCTCCTCCTCCGCCGCAGAACCCGGCGGACATGGACTTCGTTAGGAACCTCCGCCTCAGGCTGCCGGCGACGTCGGAGGGGAGTGGTGCGAGGAGGATCCAGAAATGGCGATTACCGCCGCCGACGGCGACGGCGATGTGTAGTTCGAGGATTCGGATGGGTTTGGTGAATATAAAGGATGCAATTGTGGCGGAGGTTGAGGATACCGATGGAATTTGGGGGTTTGAAGGGGACAATTCGAAGAGGGAAGAAAAAGATTGGGAACCGATTCAGAAGCTGAAAACGAAGTTCAAGGAGTTCGAGAAGAACAACGAGTTCgttgaaaaatttaaatcaagTTTG AAATTAATATACAAGGAGCCTGAAGAGTCAAAG GAAGTTCCTCCATTGGATGTGCCTGAACTTTTGGCCTATTTTGTGAAACAGTCTAGTCCTTTTTTGGATCAACTTGGAGTCCGCAGAG ATTTTCGTGATAAGATAGTGGAAAGCTTGTATAGTAAAAGTAAGAACCAGCTTGTTCTGCGGTCCCTTTCAAGTGGAGAATCCTCCGCTATTGGGAATGGAAATGTAAACGATGAATTGGATTTACGAATAGCAAGTGTTCTTCAGAGTACAGGACACCGATATAATGGTGAACCATGGACAGATCATACAAAGCATGATCCATCCGAGAATAAGAGGCATCTGGCCATAGTCACAACTGCTAGTCTTCCTTGGATGACGGGAACATCGGTAAATCCACTATTTCGAGCTGCATACCTATCAAAATCTgcaaatcagaaaataactctgATGGTTCCATGGCTTTGCACATCAGATCAACAACTAGTTTATCCCGACAATATCACTTTCAGTTCGCCAGAGCAACAGGAAGCTTATATACATAAATGGCTTGAGGAAAGAATTGGTTTCAAGGCAGACTTCAAAATTTGCTTTTATCCTGGGAAG TTTTCAAAAGAAAGACGAAGTATAATACCTGCTGGTGATACTTCTCAATTTATACCATCCAGGGATGCCGACATtgccatcttggaagaaccagaACATTTGAATTGGTATCATCATGGCAGGCGTTGGACGGATAAATTCAACCATGTAGTTGGTGTTGTCCACACGAATTACTTGGAATACATCAAGAGGGAGAAAAATGGGCCCCTTCAAGCATTCTTAGTGAAGCACATAAATAACTTGGTTACGAGAGCACACTGCCACAAG gTCCTTCGACTCTCAGCTGCCACTCAGGATTTACCAAGGTCTGTAATTTGCAATGTTCACGGCGTGAATCCTAAGTTCTTGAAAATTGGAGAAAAGATTGCTGCAGATAAGGAGCTCGGGCAGAAAGCCTTCACAAAAGGAGCATATTTCTTGGGAAAGATGGTATGGGCAAAGGGGTACAAGGAATTGATAGATTTATTAGCAAAGCATAAGAGTGATCTTGATGGCTTCAAGTTGGATGTATTCGGTAACGGAGAGGATGCCAACGAAGTTCAGAGTATGgctaaaagatttgatttgaatatCAACTTTCAGAAGGGAAGAGACCATGCAGATGATTCGCTTCATGG GTATAAAGTCTTCATAAATCCAAGCGTCAGTGACGTGCTCTGCACCGCTACAGCCGAGGCACTTGCCATGGGAAAATTTGTAGTTTGTGCTGATCATCCATCAAATGAGTTCTTCAGGACTTTCCCCAACTGCTTGACTTACAAGACATCCGAAGACTTTGTTGCAAAAGTAAAAGAAGCATTAGAAAATGAGCCTCAACTTCTTTCCCCTGAGCAACGATATCAACTTTCTTGGGACGCTGCTACTCAAAGATTTCTGGAATATTCTGAGCTTGACAGAGTTCTGAATACGCAAGATGACACTGCAAACTCGAAAACACATAACGGACAAAAGCGCATTGCTAAGTCAGTTTCAATGCCTAATCTGACAGAGATGGTAGACGGAGGAATAGCATTCGCTCACTACTGTTTCAACGGCAGTGAATTCTTGCGACTATGTACCGGAGCTTTACCTGGAACACGAAACTATGACAAGCAGCAGGCTCAAGACCTTCATCTCTTGCCCCCGCAAGTACAAAATCCAATCTATGGCTGGTGA
- the LOC107476150 gene encoding protein LEAD-SENSITIVE 1: MGLLSNRVSRESLKPGDHIYSWRTAYIYAHHGIFVGDDKVIHFTRRGQEVGTGTVLDLLLVSSGPARSREACPTCTGTAPQEGHGVVVSCLNCFLSGGVLYRFEYAVTPALFLAKARGGTCTLAVSDDYDIVVHRAKFLLENGFGCYNVFKNNCEDFAIYCKTGLLVVEQGTMGQSGQAVSIIGGPLAAVLSTPLRLVTTNVYGMAATAIGVYCASRYAADIGMRRDVVKLQVEDLTRRLATGLLQVVEPQVPVALAPPQSSSQPQVLSH, translated from the exons ATGGGGTTGCTGTCCAACAG AGTGAGTAGAGAGAGCTTGAAACCGGGAGATCACATCTATTCATGGAGGACTGCTTATATTTATGCTCATCACG GAATTTTTGTTGGCGATGACAAAGTCATTCACTTCACTAGACGCGGGCAAGAAGTAGGAACTGGCACCGTGCTCGATCTTCTCCTTGTTAGTTCAGGACCGGCTAGATCTCGAGAAGCCTGCCCAACATGCACAGGCACAGCACCCCAAGAGGGGCATGGGGTGGTTGTCTCTTGCCTGAACTGCTTCTTATCCGGTGGCGTCCTGTATCGGTTCGAGTACGCTGTCACCCCTGCCCTCTTTCTTGCAAAAGCCCGCGGTGGAACATGTACTCTTGCAGTATCTGATGACTATGACATTGTCGTCCATCGAGCAAAGTTTCTGCTTGAAAATGGATTTGGCTGCTACAATGTTTTCAAGAACAATTGTGAAGACTTTGCCATCTACTGCAAAACCGGCCTGCTAGTTGTCGAACAAGGAACTATGGGACAGAGTGGCCAGGCAGTTTCCATCATAGGCGGACCTCTTGCTGCCGTTCTTTCCACGCCACTTCGGCTGGTAACTACCAATGTTTACGGAATGGCAGCGACAGCCATCGGAGTTTACTGTGCGAGTAGATATGCTGCTGACATCGGAATGAGGAGAGATGTGGTTAAGTTGCAAGTGGAAGACTTGACTAGAAGGTTGGCCACTGGGTTGCTTCAGGTTGTTGAACCACAAGTCCCTGTGGCTCTTGCACCTCCTCAATCTTCTTCTCAGCCTCAAGTTCTTAGTCATTGA
- the LOC107476147 gene encoding protein LEAD-SENSITIVE 1 isoform X1 gives MEQSSKETRESLKPGDHIYTWRTAYLYAHHGIYIGEETVIHFTVNGQSSIRTISSSADSIHRCQRSTCMDPHKANGVVSSCLDCFLAGGDVCRYEYGVSQVYFFVRLRAGMCTLAASDEDEIIVRRAKYLLEKGFPSYNLFKNNCENFAVYCKTGRVDVEYGEVGQSGQINAILPASLRIFKTDIGLRNLPKLEPEELAETLQKMVSQHQSQ, from the exons ATGGAGCAATCTAGCAA AGAGACCAGAGAGAGCCTGAAGCCAGGGGATCACATCTACACTTGGAGAACTGCATATTTATATGCTCATCAtg GCATTTACATTGGTGAAGAAACAGTAATTCATTTCACTGTAAATGGACAATCATCAATAAGAACTATTTCATCATCTGCAGACTCGATTCATAGATGTCAAAGGTCAACATGTATGGATCCACACAAGGCGAATGGGGTGGTTTCGTCTTGCCTCGACTGCTTCCTAGCCGGCGGTGATGTATGTCGGTATGAGTATGGCGTCTCCCAGGTTTACTTTTTCGTCAGACTCCGTGCCGGAATGTGTACTCTCGCAGCCTCAGACGAAGATGAAATCATTGTCCGTCGAGCAAAGTATCTGCTCGAAAAAGGCTTCCCCAGCTACAATCTTTTCAAGAACAATTGTGAAAACTTTGCTGTGTATTGCAAAACAGGGAGGGTAGATGTTGAATATGGAGAAGTTGGACAAAGTGGCCAAATAAATGCCATTCTTCCTGCCAGTTTAAGGATATTTAAAACTGACATTGGACTAAGGAACCTGCCGAAATTAGAACCAGAAGAATTGGCAGAAACATTGCAAAAAATGGTTTCTCAACACCAATCCCAGTGA